The genome window CAGTCTTAAGTTTCCTCATTGCAGTTGGATTATATTCCAGGATTATTATCTTTGCAGGTTCACTGCTGCCCTTAGTAACTGATAGGAATGATCCCATACCTTTTTTTTTGGCTTCATCAGCTGTAATAATTTTACATTTTATTCTTGGAATTGATGAGGCTATAAATTTTGCTTTGTTCGCAATAATTGTAGGTGTCATATGATTAGCAGGCGATGATATGAGCTCTCTTGCCATATTAACCTGTTCACATACGCTTACTGCATCTGATATCCCTTTCTGATAATTTTTTATATTTTTTGCTTCTGTAATTGCCAAAGTTATTTCAGATATCGAATTCTCAGGCTTTGAAGATGTTTGTAATGTATATGAAAAAGATGAAAGAATTAGTCCCTCAGCTATGGATTCGCCTATTTCGTATTCACTGACACTCTTAAAATGTTCAGATATTATTAAAATTGCAGCAATCTTTATTTTCTTTTCGTTGAGCTCCCGGTATGTGATACCTGACACTCTTCTTAAAAGATCAATGTTAAATTTGTTAATGTCACCAAGACCAATAAGAGTAATACCATCAATAGACTTAGACCCTGTAAAATTAACACTTATAGTTTTACCTACTTCACCGGTAAAATCTTTTAAGATTTTTGTATTTGAAATACTCTGTGAAAAGAACCTTTCAATTTCGGCAAGCACTGAATCTTTAATTTTAGGTGAATCAAAAACAAATGCAACCAGATAGTTTTTTTTAACTCCTTTCCAGTTATTTTTTTTCTGAAAAGTGTTAATCTTCATTTTTATTAACTCCTCTATTGAAAATATAGAAAATGACTTCTGGAAGAAAGTATTACTGAAAAACAAAAAAATCAATAAATCTTTGTTAATGGCTTAATTATAAGTAAAATGTGCCTCTTTATTACCCTTTATCTTTTTAATCTCATCAAATTATAGAGTTATCAATCATTGAAAAAAAGTTTCAGATCTTTAAGCTTGCTGTTTTTTCTTAGCTTCCTAATTGCCTCCTCTTCTATCTGCCTAATCCTTTCTCTTGAAAGCTTAAAATCCTCACCTATTTCCTCTAGAGTATGATTTACACCAAAATCAATCCCATATCTCATCCTCAATATTTTCTCTTCTCTAGGACTAAGCGTTTTTAATATTTCTCTTAATCTATCTTTCAAAGCATGCTGGGCTGTTTCAAGCTCAGGCGAAGCAGCATCTTGATTCTCTATTAAATTAACAAGACTTGTTTCATTCTCATCATCTTCTATTGATTCATCAAGAGAAACTGGCTCTTTTTGTATGC of Candidatus Schekmanbacteria bacterium contains these proteins:
- a CDS encoding leucyl aminopeptidase — its product is MKINTFQKKNNWKGVKKNYLVAFVFDSPKIKDSVLAEIERFFSQSISNTKILKDFTGEVGKTISVNFTGSKSIDGITLIGLGDINKFNIDLLRRVSGITYRELNEKKIKIAAILIISEHFKSVSEYEIGESIAEGLILSSFSYTLQTSSKPENSISEITLAITEAKNIKNYQKGISDAVSVCEQVNMARELISSPANHMTPTIIANKAKFIASSIPRIKCKIITADEAKKKGMGSFLSVTKGSSEPAKIIILEYNPTAMRKLKTVALVGKGVTFDSGGISLKPAKDMHKMKYDMAGGAAVIGTIAAVARLKLPVRVVGIIPATENLPDGKATKPGDIVKSLSGKTIEIQNTDAEGRLILADCLTYALRFKPSAIIDIATLTGACVIALGSHAMGMMSNNEKLKKLLNEAGNNTHERVWELPVWDDYFDDIKSDVADIKNIGDGSAGTIAGAMFLKQFVDEVPWVHLDIAGTAWIEKKHDYLARGASGSGIRLFVKFLSLFAKDNN